The Deinococcus sedimenti genome includes a window with the following:
- a CDS encoding RNA-guided endonuclease InsQ/TnpB family protein, whose protein sequence is MQNDTTVRVYRFRLYPTKPQEAAMFETLRLTRTLYNAALEQRREAYRKHGKTLSAYDQQRELTALKEACPEFNGVYSHVLQDVFDRLDKAYKAFFSRVRKGAKRAGFPRFKPRQRWDSFKFKQCWDNMRNDWTPCGRPMDDGRRINVPKIGSVKIKMHRPLEGKPKNLQIVHDCGQWFAVYACEVPKMALPNTGSSVGIDLGTTWFAVTSDGEFIENPRYLEQALKKLRVQQRTVARRKKGSNRRRKAVQQVARTHRKVRRQRLDFQHKTARKLVNAHDLIAHENLQVSNMAQSNLARSILDAGWAGFLFQLSSKAESAGRRVIAVDPRYTSQRCNACGHTGKENRVNQATFRCVQCGHTANADHNAAKNILGRAVPSGVNDSGVSHVVA, encoded by the coding sequence ATGCAGAACGATACCACCGTCAGGGTGTACAGGTTCCGCCTGTACCCCACCAAGCCGCAAGAGGCCGCCATGTTTGAAACATTGCGCCTCACCCGCACTCTGTACAACGCCGCCCTCGAACAGCGCCGCGAAGCCTACCGCAAGCACGGTAAAACCCTCAGCGCCTACGACCAGCAGCGGGAACTCACCGCCCTGAAGGAAGCCTGCCCGGAGTTCAACGGCGTCTACTCCCACGTCCTGCAAGACGTATTCGACAGACTGGACAAGGCTTACAAAGCGTTCTTCAGTCGAGTCAGGAAAGGTGCGAAGCGGGCCGGGTTCCCCCGATTCAAGCCCCGCCAGCGCTGGGACTCGTTCAAGTTCAAGCAGTGCTGGGACAACATGCGGAACGACTGGACACCCTGTGGGCGTCCCATGGACGACGGGCGGCGCATCAACGTTCCCAAGATCGGTAGCGTCAAGATCAAGATGCACCGTCCGCTGGAAGGCAAACCCAAGAACCTCCAGATCGTCCACGACTGTGGGCAGTGGTTCGCCGTGTACGCCTGCGAAGTCCCGAAGATGGCGCTGCCAAACACGGGCAGCAGCGTTGGGATCGACCTGGGTACAACGTGGTTTGCCGTTACCTCGGACGGCGAGTTCATTGAGAACCCTCGTTATCTGGAGCAAGCCCTGAAGAAGCTGCGCGTCCAGCAGCGCACCGTTGCCCGGCGCAAGAAGGGCAGTAATCGCCGTCGGAAGGCCGTGCAGCAGGTTGCCAGGACGCACCGCAAGGTCAGGCGGCAACGCCTGGACTTCCAGCATAAGACCGCCCGGAAGCTGGTGAATGCACACGACCTGATCGCGCACGAGAATCTTCAGGTGAGCAACATGGCCCAGAGCAACCTCGCCCGCTCCATCCTCGACGCAGGATGGGCCGGATTCCTGTTTCAACTCTCCAGCAAGGCTGAAAGTGCTGGCCGGAGAGTGATTGCCGTAGACCCCCGCTACACGAGCCAACGGTGCAACGCCTGCGGCCACACGGGGAAGGAGAACCGTGTGAATCAGGCAACCTTCAGGTGCGTGCAATGCGGCCATACGGCGAACGCCGACCATAACGCGGCAAAGAACATCCTGGGACGGGCCGTCCCTTCAGGTGTCAACGATAGCGGGGTATCGCATGTCGTCGCCTGA
- the preA gene encoding NAD-dependent dihydropyrimidine dehydrogenase subunit PreA: MADLSIDFAGIRSPNPFWLASAPPTNSGAQIHRAFEYGWGGAVWKTIGAPVLNISNRYGSLSLGGRRMLAINNVELISDRPLDVNLREIAEIKRLWPDRAVIVSAMVDADPQAWKDIVMMIEDTGADGIELNYGCPQGMSERGMGAAVGQVPEMCQLNTHWVTSVTKLPVIVKLTPNITHIVDPAHAALAGGAHALSLINTINSVTRVDLDTLLVTPSIGGRGTHGGYAGPAVKPIALNMLTELMTDPQVLRSGVPISGMGGIATWRDAAEFLLLGATSLQVCTAAMQHGYRIIEDLTDGLSNWMDDHGFKTIADVTGRSLPQMSTFGGLDLSHQSVARIDQNKCIGCDLCYAACNDTAHQCIDLVSPDGVTVDPGYDMRTNGRQVADTRPRPVVRENDCVGCALCANVCPVDGCITMVTVPSGRQSITWDELTAQRPDIAQSWAAMQAYREEVGIEIH, translated from the coding sequence ATGGCTGACCTGAGCATCGACTTCGCGGGCATCCGCTCCCCCAACCCCTTCTGGCTCGCCTCGGCGCCCCCCACCAACAGCGGCGCGCAGATCCACCGCGCCTTCGAATACGGCTGGGGCGGCGCCGTGTGGAAAACCATCGGCGCGCCCGTCCTGAACATCAGCAACCGCTACGGCAGCCTCAGCCTGGGTGGGCGGCGCATGCTCGCCATCAACAACGTCGAACTCATCAGCGACCGCCCCCTCGACGTGAACCTGCGCGAAATTGCCGAGATCAAACGCCTCTGGCCCGACCGGGCCGTCATCGTGTCCGCCATGGTCGACGCCGACCCGCAGGCCTGGAAGGACATCGTCATGATGATCGAGGACACCGGCGCCGACGGCATCGAACTCAACTACGGCTGCCCGCAGGGCATGAGCGAACGCGGCATGGGCGCCGCCGTCGGCCAGGTGCCCGAGATGTGCCAGCTGAACACCCACTGGGTCACCAGCGTCACCAAACTGCCCGTCATCGTGAAACTCACGCCGAACATCACCCACATCGTCGACCCCGCCCACGCCGCGCTGGCCGGAGGCGCCCACGCCCTGAGCCTCATCAACACCATCAACTCCGTCACCCGCGTCGACCTCGACACCCTGCTCGTCACGCCCAGCATCGGCGGACGCGGCACGCACGGCGGCTACGCCGGCCCGGCCGTAAAACCCATCGCGCTGAACATGCTGACCGAACTCATGACCGACCCCCAGGTCCTGCGCAGCGGCGTCCCCATCAGCGGCATGGGCGGCATCGCCACCTGGCGCGACGCCGCCGAATTCCTCCTCCTCGGCGCCACCAGCCTGCAGGTCTGCACGGCCGCCATGCAGCACGGCTACCGCATCATCGAGGACCTCACCGACGGCCTCAGCAACTGGATGGACGACCACGGCTTCAAGACCATCGCCGACGTCACCGGCCGCAGCCTCCCGCAGATGAGCACCTTCGGCGGCCTCGACCTGTCCCACCAGTCCGTCGCCCGCATCGACCAGAACAAATGCATCGGCTGCGATCTCTGCTACGCCGCCTGCAACGACACCGCCCACCAGTGCATCGACCTCGTCAGCCCCGACGGCGTCACCGTCGACCCCGGCTACGACATGAGAACCAACGGCCGACAGGTCGCCGACACCCGCCCCCGCCCCGTCGTCCGCGAAAACGACTGCGTCGGCTGCGCCCTGTGCGCCAACGTCTGCCCCGTCGACGGCTGCATCACCATGGTTACCGTCCCCAGCGGCCGCCAGAGCATCACCTGGGACGAACTGACCGCCCAGCGCCCCGACATCGCCCAGAGCTGGGCCGCCATGCAGGCCTACCGCGAAGAAGTCGGCATCGAGATCCACTGA
- a CDS encoding NAD(P)-dependent oxidoreductase, with protein MEDTRRPQPTFQELLPPMTAHEASVEANRCLYCYDAPCLQACPTHIDIPTFIRKIATGNLRGSARTILESNFLGGTCARVCPVQELCEGACVLGPDHTPIQIGRLQRHAVDHVQERGIQLFTPAPATGHRVAVVGSGPAGISASAELARAGHEVTLYEKRELGGGLSTYGIIVLREPVEVALREVQAARDLGVTVVTGHELTTRAALDDLLTTHDAVILALGLGAVPALGIPGEDHILDGLSVIEASKMDRPTGVGTRAVIIGAGNTAVDAATIARRSGADTLMVYRRTEREMTAYHHEYLFALSEGITFSFLTQPVEVLHEGGQVTGLRCVRMGLGAPDASGRARPEPIPGSDFVIHCDTVISAIGQEKPALAATLGLDLDGGYIRVDDALQTSLPRVYAAGDCVRARGNASTVMAVQDGKIAAASIERALGRTPHVTLKPTPPVEVREHPLYLEAHGPVSTGPNQTAPTAPLAHAPVTEAHHG; from the coding sequence CATCGACATCCCCACCTTCATCCGCAAGATCGCCACCGGGAACCTGCGCGGCTCGGCCCGCACCATCCTGGAAAGCAACTTCCTGGGCGGCACCTGCGCCCGCGTCTGCCCCGTGCAGGAACTCTGCGAGGGTGCCTGCGTGCTCGGCCCGGACCACACGCCCATCCAGATCGGCCGCCTGCAACGCCACGCCGTCGACCACGTGCAGGAACGCGGCATCCAGCTGTTCACGCCCGCCCCCGCCACCGGGCACCGCGTCGCCGTGGTCGGCAGCGGCCCCGCCGGGATCAGCGCCAGCGCCGAACTCGCCAGGGCCGGGCACGAGGTCACGCTGTACGAGAAACGCGAGCTGGGCGGCGGCCTGAGCACCTACGGCATCATCGTGCTGCGCGAACCGGTCGAGGTCGCGCTGCGCGAGGTGCAGGCCGCCCGCGACCTCGGCGTGACCGTCGTCACCGGACACGAACTGACCACCCGCGCGGCCCTCGACGACCTGCTGACCACCCACGACGCCGTGATCCTCGCGCTGGGCCTGGGCGCCGTGCCCGCCCTCGGCATTCCCGGCGAGGACCACATCCTCGACGGATTGAGCGTCATCGAGGCCAGCAAGATGGACCGTCCCACCGGAGTCGGCACGCGCGCCGTGATCATCGGCGCGGGGAACACCGCCGTAGACGCCGCCACCATCGCCCGCCGCTCCGGCGCGGACACCCTGATGGTGTACCGCCGCACCGAACGCGAGATGACCGCCTACCACCACGAGTACCTCTTCGCGCTGAGCGAGGGCATCACCTTCAGCTTCCTGACCCAGCCCGTGGAAGTCCTGCACGAAGGCGGGCAGGTGACGGGCCTGCGCTGCGTCCGCATGGGCCTCGGCGCACCGGACGCCTCTGGCCGCGCCCGACCCGAACCCATCCCCGGCAGCGACTTCGTCATCCACTGCGACACCGTCATCAGCGCCATCGGACAGGAGAAACCCGCGCTGGCCGCCACGCTGGGCCTCGACCTGGACGGCGGGTACATCCGCGTGGACGATGCCCTGCAGACCAGCCTCCCGCGCGTGTACGCCGCCGGGGACTGCGTCCGCGCCCGTGGGAACGCCAGCACCGTCATGGCCGTGCAGGATGGCAAGATCGCCGCCGCCAGCATCGAACGCGCCCTGGGCCGCACGCCGCACGTCACCCTGAAACCCACCCCGCCCGTCGAGGTCCGCGAGCACCCGTTGTACCTCGAGGCGCACGGCCCCGTCTCCACCGGCCCGAACCAGACCGCCCCGACCGCCCCCCTGGCCCACGCGCCCGTCACGGAGGCCCACCATGGCTGA